One Pomacea canaliculata isolate SZHN2017 linkage group LG9, ASM307304v1, whole genome shotgun sequence DNA segment encodes these proteins:
- the LOC112571771 gene encoding UPF0691 protein C9orf116-like isoform X1 produces MEQACSSDCLPGTVSKGAKTHEYYHTSENLPTRFDNPAQTDTSGSRWYVEDRNRGNPVVTFTGPLDYKPYKAPSGSEWFQGYGGKNQHPMYRTSNSNYGARAPSVHTMPTQFHAKSQKFSMHLGKCGMYRNCSLNTEVDKSKV; encoded by the exons ATGGAGCAG GCCTGCTCAAGTGACTGCCTTCCTGGAACAGTATCCAAAGGAGCAAAGACCCATGAATATTATCATACTTCAGAAAATTTACCTACACGATTTGACAATCCAG CCCAAACAGACACCAGTGGTTCCCGATGGTATGTGGAGGATCGTAACAGAGGAAACCCCGTGGTCACATTTACTGGACCACTTGACTATAAGCCATATAAGGCACCTTCTGGCTCAG AATGGTTTCAAGGATATGGTGGAAAAAATCAACATCCTATGTATCGCACATCAAATTCCAACTATGGAGCAAGAGCTCCCTCAGTCCACACCATGCCAACACAGTTCCATGCCAAGTCACAGAAATTCTCTATG CACCTAGGTAAATGTGGTATGTACCGTAACTGTTCCCTTAACACAGAAGTGGACAAGAGCAAGGTTTAA
- the LOC112571771 gene encoding UPF0691 protein C9orf116 homolog isoform X2, producing the protein MEQACSSDCLPGTVSKGAKTHEYYHTSENLPTRFDNPEWFQGYGGKNQHPMYRTSNSNYGARAPSVHTMPTQFHAKSQKFSMHLGKCGMYRNCSLNTEVDKSKV; encoded by the exons ATGGAGCAG GCCTGCTCAAGTGACTGCCTTCCTGGAACAGTATCCAAAGGAGCAAAGACCCATGAATATTATCATACTTCAGAAAATTTACCTACACGATTTGACAATCCAG AATGGTTTCAAGGATATGGTGGAAAAAATCAACATCCTATGTATCGCACATCAAATTCCAACTATGGAGCAAGAGCTCCCTCAGTCCACACCATGCCAACACAGTTCCATGCCAAGTCACAGAAATTCTCTATG CACCTAGGTAAATGTGGTATGTACCGTAACTGTTCCCTTAACACAGAAGTGGACAAGAGCAAGGTTTAA